Proteins from one Deltaproteobacteria bacterium genomic window:
- a CDS encoding NADAR family protein — MEDFPEPIEARDVETLREALAGGARAQYLLFWGHTPRQAGVADKACLSQWYPSPFVVDGLTYATAEHFMMAEKARLFDDGITLAKIHEASSPAEARALGLAADDPDAQRPEAWPGQNLLGFALMEVRARLT, encoded by the coding sequence ATGGAGGACTTCCCCGAGCCGATCGAGGCGCGCGACGTGGAGACCCTGCGGGAGGCGCTCGCCGGGGGCGCCCGAGCGCAGTACCTCCTCTTCTGGGGCCACACCCCCCGCCAGGCGGGCGTGGCCGACAAGGCCTGCCTCTCCCAGTGGTACCCCTCCCCCTTCGTCGTCGATGGCCTGACCTACGCCACCGCCGAGCACTTCATGATGGCCGAGAAGGCCCGGCTCTTCGACGACGGGATCACCCTGGCGAAGATCCACGAGGCCAGCAGCCCGGCGGAGGCCAGGGCCCTCGGCCTGGCGGCCGACGACCCCGACGCCCAGCGGCCCGAGGCCTGGCCGGGCCAGAACCTCCTGGGCTTCGCGCTGATGGAAGTCCGGGCCAGGCTCACATGA
- a CDS encoding ADP-ribosylglycohydrolase family protein produces the protein MSAERTDRIKGGLLGLALGDAFGAPHEGGPIERLLWRAIGRSEGKQRFTDDTTMSLDLAESLVERGALDLDDLARRFGASYRWSRGYGPGAAKLLKRVRGGMDWREASRSVYPEGSFGNGGAMRAPVIGLAFAARPEALADAASEQASITHAHPLAREGAVMIAAATAAALEGVDAEALLDAATAPCEQAPFTMRLEIARGWLRLSQGNEPSPREVRESLGNGIAAVDSCVTALYLAGRFLHLDFADLLRFAALLGGDVDTIGAMAGALWGAHNGAGELPGELLGLLEQRERLEAAAAGLAATFA, from the coding sequence ATGAGCGCCGAACGCACCGACCGGATCAAGGGTGGCCTCCTCGGCCTGGCCCTGGGGGACGCCTTCGGGGCTCCCCACGAGGGCGGCCCCATCGAGCGCCTGCTCTGGCGGGCCATCGGCCGCAGCGAGGGAAAGCAGCGCTTCACCGACGACACCACGATGTCCCTCGACCTCGCCGAGTCCCTCGTCGAGCGCGGCGCGCTCGATCTCGACGACCTCGCCCGGCGCTTCGGAGCGAGCTACCGCTGGTCGCGGGGCTACGGCCCGGGGGCGGCGAAGCTGCTCAAGCGGGTGCGCGGCGGAATGGACTGGCGGGAGGCCAGCCGCTCGGTCTACCCGGAGGGCTCCTTCGGCAACGGCGGCGCGATGCGGGCGCCGGTGATCGGGCTGGCCTTCGCCGCCCGGCCCGAGGCGCTCGCCGACGCCGCCAGCGAGCAGGCCAGCATCACCCACGCCCACCCCCTGGCGAGGGAGGGCGCGGTGATGATCGCCGCCGCCACCGCCGCCGCGCTCGAGGGCGTCGATGCCGAGGCCCTCCTGGACGCCGCGACGGCGCCCTGCGAGCAGGCCCCCTTCACGATGCGGCTGGAGATCGCCCGCGGCTGGCTGCGGCTGTCGCAGGGGAACGAGCCCTCGCCGCGGGAGGTGCGGGAGAGCCTGGGCAACGGCATCGCGGCGGTGGACTCCTGCGTCACCGCCCTCTACCTGGCCGGCCGCTTCCTGCACCTCGACTTCGCCGACCTCCTTCGCTTCGCGGCCCTCCTCGGCGGCGACGTCGACACCATCGGCGCCATGGCCGGCGCCCTCTGGGGCGCCCACAACGGAGCGGGGGAGCTGCCGGGGGAGCTGCTCGGCCTGCTCGAGCAGCGCGAGCGCCTCGAGGCCGCCGCCGCCGGCCTCGCCGCCACCTTCGCCTGA